The genomic segment CAAGCGCGGATACTCGGGCGTTTTAATATCCAGCAAGAAAGCTATCTTTTCCAGAAACTCAAACGGATCCATTTCGATAATGGTGGTTAGTGAGCCATATAAGTCGACTACTTCTCCATCCAGAGAGACATGCCAATGCTCCTTGGGCGGATGCTGACGCAGGAACTTCTTTAATTGTTTGGACACAACATGACCCCCGTAGGTAATAAGAAGCTCCGGTACCATTTTTTCCTGCATCTCTTCGGGCATGGCATACAGGGCCGCATCAAAATTCTTCACCGGAAGTCCCGGTATGGTTTGGTTGCCTATGTGCTCGGTGAGCCACGCAAAATGTTTATATAGTAGTTTGGAATACTTCTTTTCGAACAGATAGATTAAGTTCATCTGTCCCACTATAATCATGCGCTTATTGTACTTATTCAGTCGGTCAATGAGTTCGTCATAATTACGATCATACACGTTTAATCCTTGGTAACGGGTCATGACCCGCACTTCGGGCAATGCCTCTGTGTTAAATTGAAACAGCGGTTCGGATACAGGGACGTTGATGTGTACCGGCCCTTTTCCGTGGTGGTTTAGCTCTAACAAGGCTTCGTTTATCAACCGGTTGCAGTACCATTCATCTTCATCCGTATGAATTTCGGGCAAGTTAACAGACTTCTTTACGAGTGATTGATACACGCTGGGTTGAGGCAGTGTCTGGCC from the uncultured Bacteroides sp. genome contains:
- the menD gene encoding 2-succinyl-5-enolpyruvyl-6-hydroxy-3-cyclohexene-1-carboxylic-acid synthase — encoded protein: MYSDKKNILQLAALLQAHNITKVVLCPGSRNAPIIHTLVEHPAFTCYSVTDERSAGFFALGLALHGGQPAAICCTSGTALLNIHPAVAEAFYQKVPLVVISADRPAAWIGQMDGQTLPQPSVYQSLVKKSVNLPEIHTDEDEWYCNRLINEALLELNHHGKGPVHINVPVSEPLFQFNTEALPEVRVMTRYQGLNVYDRNYDELIDRLNKYNKRMIIVGQMNLIYLFEKKYSKLLYKHFAWLTEHIGNQTIPGLPVKNFDAALYAMPEEMQEKMVPELLITYGGHVVSKQLKKFLRQHPPKEHWHVSLDGEVVDLYGSLTTIIEMDPFEFLEKIAFLLDIKTPEYPRL